The proteins below come from a single Papaver somniferum cultivar HN1 chromosome 11, ASM357369v1, whole genome shotgun sequence genomic window:
- the LOC113322763 gene encoding 17.8 kDa class I heat shock protein-like: MSMIPSFFGNQRTNVFNPFALDIWDPFQGFPFSGSNSSSSALSFPAGSEISKETSQLANTRIDWKETPEAHIFRADLPGIKKEEVKVEVEEGRVLQISGERSREKEEKNDKWHRVERSSGKFLRRFRLPENAKVDEVKASMENGVLTVTVPKVEEKKPETKSVQISG; encoded by the coding sequence ATGTCGATGATTCCAAGTTTCTTCGGCAACCAAAGGACAAATGTTTTCAACCCATTCGCACTAGACATTTGGGATCCATTCCAAGGTTTCCCATTCTCAGGATCCAACTCTTCTTCCTCTGCACTTTCCTTTCCGGCTGGTTCCGAAATTTCAAAAGAAACATCACAATTGGCAAACACTAGAATCGACTGGAAAGAAACCCCAGAGGCTCATATTTTCCGAGCAGATCTTCCtggaattaaaaaggaagaaGTGAAAGTTGAAGTCGAAGAAGGAAGAGTTCTTCAGATAAGTGGTGAAAGAAgcagagagaaagaagagaagaatgatAAATGGCATAGAGTTGAACGCAGCAGTGGTAAGTTTTTAAGGAGATTCAGATTGCCGGAGAATGCTAAAGTCGATGAAGTTAAGGCGTCTATGGAGAATGGAGTGCTCACTGTAACTGTTCCTAAAGTTGAAGAGAAGAAGCCTGAAACTAAATCTGTTCAGATTTCTGGTTAA